Proteins from one Raphanus sativus cultivar WK10039 unplaced genomic scaffold, ASM80110v3 Scaffold3274, whole genome shotgun sequence genomic window:
- the LOC130506471 gene encoding vacuolar protein sorting-associated protein 2 homolog 3-like, which produces MNIFSKKPNPREVLRESKREMTQATRGIEKEISSLQSEEKKLLLEIKRTAKTGNEGATKTLARQLIRLRQQIANLQGSRAQLRGIATHTQAMHAHTSVAAGIQGATKAMTAMSKNMDPAKQAKVMREFQKQSAQMDMTTEMMSDSIDDALDNDEAEDETEDLTNQVLDEIGIDIASQLSSAPKGKIGRKNAEDVSSSSEIDELEKRLAALR; this is translated from the exons aTGAACATCTTCTCCAAGAAACCTAATCCCAGAG AAGTGCTTAGGGAGAGTAAGAGAGAGATGACTCAAGCTACTAGAG GAATCGAAAAGGAAATCTCTTCTCTGCAATCAGAA GAGAAAAAGCTCCTTCTCGAGATCAAAAGAACTGCTAAAACAGGGAATGAG GGAGCCACCAAGACTCTTGCTCGGCAATTGATCCGGCTAAGGCAGCAGATAGCTAACTTACAAGGTAGCCGAGCTCAACTGCGAGGCATAGCCACTCATACACAG GCTATGCATGCACATACTTCGGTTGCTGCAGGAATCCAAGGTGCCACTAAGGCAATGACAGCTATGAGCAAG AATATGGATCCAGCAAAACAGGCTAAGGTTATGAGAGAATTCCAAAAGCAGTCTGCGCAAATGGACATGACT ACTGAGATGATGTCAGATTCCATAGATGATGCTTTAGACAATGACGAGGCTGAAGACGAAACAGAGGATCTGACCAACCAG GTTCTTGATGAAATCGGCATTGATATCGCATCACAG TTATCATCTGCTCCAAAAGGTAAAATTGGGAGAAAGAATGCAGAAGATGTCAGCAGCAG TTCTGAAATCGATGAACTGGAGAAGCGTTTGGCGGCGCTTAGATAG
- the LOC130506470 gene encoding coumaroyl-CoA:anthocyanidin 3-O-glucoside-6''-O-coumaroyltransferase 1, producing the protein MAHFQSLNIIETSHISPLKGTVPSTTLPLTFFDAPWLTLPLGESLFFYSYQNSTECFLKDYLPNLKQSLSTTLQHFFPYAGNLITPPRPDPPYLRYNDGQDSLLFTVAESLATDFNLLITDSPKDIKVLHDFLPKLPPPHVSPEGIQTRPIMVIQVTIFPGRGICIGNTSSHVAGDGVTFTHFMKYWMSLTRSMGRDPATLLLPSPPIHSCRSMIKDPGQVTAGHLERFWSQNSGKHGSHPTPENMARATFTISRNQIDNLKSWVTEQSENQSIVSTFVVTLAFTWVNLIKTLVKDSSETEEDKEEQVLNLMINVDCRNRIKYTEPIPST; encoded by the coding sequence ATGGCTCATTTTCAATCTCTTAACATCATTGAGACCAGTCACATCTCTCCCTTGAAGGGCACCGTTCCATCCACCACTCTTCCTCTCACCTTTTTTGATGCACCGTGGCTCACTCTCCCACTCGGCGAATCTCTCTTCTTCTATTCTTACCAAAACTCAACTGAATGTTTCCTCAAAGATTACCTCCCTAACCTCAAACAATCACTTTCCACCACTCTCCAACATTTCTTCCCTTACGCCGGTAACCTGATCACCCCACCTCGTCCTGACCCTCCCTACTTACGCTACAACGATGGCCAAGACTCTCTTCTTTTCACAGTAGCTGAGTCTCTCGCAACTGACTTCAACCTTCTCATAACCGATTCTCCTAAAGACATCAAAGTGTTGCATGACTTCTTGCCCAAGTTACCTCCTCCTCATGTCTCTCCGGAGGGAATCCAGACACGGCCAATAATGGTGATCCAAGTCACCATCTTCCCTGGAAGAGGAATCTGCATAGGAAACACTTCTTCACACGTTGCAGGAGATGGTGTGACTTTCACTCATTTTATGAAGTATTGGATGTCTTTGACCAGATCAATGGGCAGAGATCCTGCCACGCTTCTCCTACCCTCTCCTCCTATTCACAGCTGTAGAAGCATGATCAAGGATCCAGGCCAAGTAACCGCAGGACATTTGGAGAGGTTCTGGAGCCAGAACTCTGGAAAACACGGCTCACATCCCACGCCTGAGAACATGGCCAGAGCTACTTTTACAATCAGCCGGAATCAGATAGACAATCTCAAGAGTTGGGTTACAGAGCAGTCTGAGAATCAATCTATTGTTTCTACCTTTGTGGTTACTTTAGCTTTCACTTGGGTGAACCTGATCAAGACACTTGTTAAAGACAGTAGTGAAACAGAGGAAGACAAAGAAGAACAGGTCCTCAACTTGATGATTAATGTGGATTGCAGGAATCGTATCAAATACACAGAACCGATACCATCCACATAG